A stretch of Planococcus citri chromosome 5, ihPlaCitr1.1, whole genome shotgun sequence DNA encodes these proteins:
- the TfIIA-L gene encoding transcription initiation factor IIA subunit 1 isoform X1: MSFLSSVNQTTVVKFYSNVMDDVLAGVREAFLDEGVDEQVLQELRQMWEAKVLASKAIDPPEIVEPQPPPLQVSQPQNEPNRVHQQTNGTQQPMQSSSSPKNKPSTSVNNQQNVMKQFTPAPSQTINLTNTAVTDLNNKMVPISLTLPPPSGSQNTQPRVYSLQVPASALQSDQLQRILTAPVISATMSLPESVASNLLQQHVTAALQGQASVIPTATNNTGNNVLQLGGAQNLLIPQNSNRQFPHMNQISGNISQVDGACDVSDDEGEPSTNTTSLNEEPVNFSITVLDKIHQVDGIYDTSDDDDEDDDDDDDDIDDDDDDDDDDNKDEEENEEAENGVEEDPLNSEDDVSEGDNTDLFDTDNVVVCQYDKINRSRNKWKFYLKDGIMNLSGRDYIFQKANGDAEW; the protein is encoded by the exons ATGTCGTTTTTATCATCAGTGAATCAAACAACGGTG GTGAAGTTTTATTCCAATGTAATGGACGATGTATTAGCCGGCGTACGAGAAGCTTTTCTAGACGAAGGAGTCGACGAACAAGTCTTACAAGAATTAAGGCAAATGTGGGAAGCCAAAGTGTTAGCTAGTAAAGCCATCGATCCTCCTGAAATAGTCGAACCCCAACCACCGCCTTTACAAGTATCCCAACCGCAGAATGAACCGAATAGAGTACACCAACAAA cCAACGGTACGCAACAACCAATGCAGTCGTCATCGTCGCCAAAGAATAAACCTAGTACATCAGTGAACAACCAACAAAATGTGATGAAGCAGTTTACCCCAGCCCCATCACAAACCATCAATTTGACTAATACAGCAGTTACGGATCTTAATAATAAAATGGTGCCAATTTCATTAACGTTACCTCCTCCATCTGGATCGCAAAATACTCAACCTAGAGTCTACAGCTTACAAGTTCCAGCGTCGGCTTTACAAT CTGATCAGTTGCAACGAATTCTCACCGCCCCTGTGATTTCTGCCACTATGTCGTTACCTGAAAGTGTAGCTTCAAATCTTCTTCAGCAGCACGTAACCGCTGCTTTGCAGGGTCAAGCTAGCGTCATTCCGACAGCTACTAATAATACTG GTAATAATGTGTTACAATTAGGTGGAGCTCAGAATTTACTGATACCGCAGAACTCAAATAGGCAATTTCCTCATATGAATCAA ATTTCAGGAAATATATCGCAAGTCGATGGCGCCTGTGACGTATCAGATGATGAAGGCGAGCCTTCAACTAACACTACTTCACTCAACGAAGAACCTGTGAATTTTAGTATTACTGTGTTagataaaattcatcaagtcGATGGTATTTACGACACTTCGGATGATGACGAtgaagatgacgacgacgacgacgatgatatcgatgacgatgatgacgacgacgacgatgataataaagatgaagaagaaaacgAAGAAGCTGAGAATGGTGTCGAGGag GATCCTTTGAATTCGGAAGACGATGTCAGCGAAGGAGATAATACTGATCTTTTTGACACCGATAATGTTGTAGTTTGTCAGTAcgataag ATTAACCGATCAAGGAATAAGTGGAAATTCTACTTAAAAGATGGTATCATGAATTTATCAGGCAGAGATTATATTTTCCAGAAAGCCAACGGCGATGCGGAATGGTGA
- the TfIIA-L gene encoding transcription initiation factor IIA subunit 1 isoform X2 has product MSFLSSVNQTTVVKFYSNVMDDVLAGVREAFLDEGVDEQVLQELRQMWEAKVLASKAIDPPEIVEPQPPPLQVSQPQNEPNRVHQQTNGTQQPMQSSSSPKNKPSTSVNNQQNVMKQFTPAPSQTINLTNTAVTDLNNKMVPISLTLPPPSGSQNTQPRVYSLQVPASALQSDQLQRILTAPVISATMSLPESVASNLLQQHVTAALQGQASVIPTATNNTGGAQNLLIPQNSNRQFPHMNQISGNISQVDGACDVSDDEGEPSTNTTSLNEEPVNFSITVLDKIHQVDGIYDTSDDDDEDDDDDDDDIDDDDDDDDDDNKDEEENEEAENGVEEDPLNSEDDVSEGDNTDLFDTDNVVVCQYDKINRSRNKWKFYLKDGIMNLSGRDYIFQKANGDAEW; this is encoded by the exons ATGTCGTTTTTATCATCAGTGAATCAAACAACGGTG GTGAAGTTTTATTCCAATGTAATGGACGATGTATTAGCCGGCGTACGAGAAGCTTTTCTAGACGAAGGAGTCGACGAACAAGTCTTACAAGAATTAAGGCAAATGTGGGAAGCCAAAGTGTTAGCTAGTAAAGCCATCGATCCTCCTGAAATAGTCGAACCCCAACCACCGCCTTTACAAGTATCCCAACCGCAGAATGAACCGAATAGAGTACACCAACAAA cCAACGGTACGCAACAACCAATGCAGTCGTCATCGTCGCCAAAGAATAAACCTAGTACATCAGTGAACAACCAACAAAATGTGATGAAGCAGTTTACCCCAGCCCCATCACAAACCATCAATTTGACTAATACAGCAGTTACGGATCTTAATAATAAAATGGTGCCAATTTCATTAACGTTACCTCCTCCATCTGGATCGCAAAATACTCAACCTAGAGTCTACAGCTTACAAGTTCCAGCGTCGGCTTTACAAT CTGATCAGTTGCAACGAATTCTCACCGCCCCTGTGATTTCTGCCACTATGTCGTTACCTGAAAGTGTAGCTTCAAATCTTCTTCAGCAGCACGTAACCGCTGCTTTGCAGGGTCAAGCTAGCGTCATTCCGACAGCTACTAATAATACTG GTGGAGCTCAGAATTTACTGATACCGCAGAACTCAAATAGGCAATTTCCTCATATGAATCAA ATTTCAGGAAATATATCGCAAGTCGATGGCGCCTGTGACGTATCAGATGATGAAGGCGAGCCTTCAACTAACACTACTTCACTCAACGAAGAACCTGTGAATTTTAGTATTACTGTGTTagataaaattcatcaagtcGATGGTATTTACGACACTTCGGATGATGACGAtgaagatgacgacgacgacgacgatgatatcgatgacgatgatgacgacgacgacgatgataataaagatgaagaagaaaacgAAGAAGCTGAGAATGGTGTCGAGGag GATCCTTTGAATTCGGAAGACGATGTCAGCGAAGGAGATAATACTGATCTTTTTGACACCGATAATGTTGTAGTTTGTCAGTAcgataag ATTAACCGATCAAGGAATAAGTGGAAATTCTACTTAAAAGATGGTATCATGAATTTATCAGGCAGAGATTATATTTTCCAGAAAGCCAACGGCGATGCGGAATGGTGA